A single region of the Bacteroides luhongzhouii genome encodes:
- a CDS encoding phosphodiester glycosidase family protein — protein MKKNLLIVVILAVCSIEMVKGQTVADSLAIVSACWKIENPQKGIVYKYASIPQLYQGPQSISLIEIDPVAGLKVGVAVSDKMKETSKIASEYNAIAAINGSYFDMKRGNSVCFLKTDRQVIDTTMQSEFKLRVTGAINVRKGKIKLIPWSKQIEKEYEGETGIVLASGPLMLKDGQICDWNSCGTNFIRTKHPRSAVATTKEGKILLITVDGRFPEQAEGVNIPELAHLIRILGGEDALNLDGGGSTTLWLSGASDDGVVNYPCDNGRFDHAGERKVPNILCIH, from the coding sequence ATGAAGAAAAACTTGTTAATCGTCGTTATCCTGGCTGTGTGCTCCATTGAAATGGTAAAAGGGCAGACAGTAGCGGATTCATTGGCAATTGTATCTGCTTGTTGGAAGATAGAAAATCCTCAAAAAGGAATTGTATATAAGTATGCTTCTATCCCTCAATTATATCAAGGTCCCCAATCTATCAGCCTGATAGAAATTGATCCTGTTGCAGGTTTGAAAGTCGGTGTTGCCGTTTCGGATAAAATGAAAGAAACAAGTAAGATTGCTTCTGAATATAACGCCATTGCAGCCATTAATGGCTCCTATTTTGACATGAAACGGGGAAACTCGGTCTGCTTCCTGAAGACGGATCGCCAGGTTATTGATACAACGATGCAGAGTGAGTTTAAACTGCGTGTTACAGGAGCTATTAATGTGCGCAAAGGGAAGATAAAGTTAATCCCTTGGAGCAAACAGATAGAAAAGGAATATGAAGGGGAAACAGGTATAGTACTTGCTTCCGGTCCGCTGATGCTGAAAGACGGACAGATTTGCGATTGGAATTCATGTGGCACGAATTTTATCCGAACCAAGCATCCTCGTAGTGCTGTTGCCACCACTAAGGAGGGGAAAATATTGTTGATAACCGTAGACGGACGTTTCCCGGAGCAAGCCGAAGGAGTGAATATTCCGGAACTGGCACATTTGATTCGTATTTTAGGAGGTGAGGATGCGTTAAATTTGGATGGAGGCGGGTCTACTACCCTTTGGCTGTCCGGTGCATCGGATGATGGAGTTGTTAATTATCCTTGTGATAATGGGCGGTTTGACCATGCTGGGGAGCGTAAGGTGCCTAATATTCTTTGTATACATTAA
- a CDS encoding phenylacetate--CoA ligase family protein yields the protein MEKNPEIQFRSPEEIKCYQEERLTQTLTYLQAHSKFYQRMFEEHHIDINQIKKIEDLQQIPVTTKTDLQLHNDDFICVDKEQIIDYVTTSGTLGDPVTFVLTSEDLDRLSYNEYLSFTTTGCSKKDILQLMTTIDRRFMAGLAYYMGARELGMGVIRVGNGIPELQWDTIRRIHPTCGMVVPSFLIKLIEFAEKNHIDHNACSMQKCICIGEALRNQEFQLNTLGQKIHDKWPALQLYSTYASTEMQSSFTECSEFHGGHLQPELIIVEFLDDNNRPVAEGEAGEVTITTLGVEGMPLLRFKTGDICYHHTEPCACGRNTIRLSSILGRKGQMIKYKGTTLYPPALFDILDNIPSVKNYIIEVYTNELGTDEILIRIGSENRSEGFAKEIKDLFRSKVRVAPSINFESAEYIAKIQMPPMSRKTIKFIDLR from the coding sequence ATGGAAAAGAATCCTGAAATTCAGTTCCGCTCACCGGAAGAGATCAAATGCTATCAGGAAGAACGGTTAACCCAAACGTTGACCTACCTGCAAGCACACTCCAAGTTCTACCAACGAATGTTCGAAGAACACCACATTGACATCAATCAGATAAAGAAGATTGAAGACCTGCAACAAATACCTGTCACCACCAAGACAGACTTGCAACTTCATAACGACGACTTCATCTGTGTAGACAAGGAGCAAATCATTGACTATGTAACGACTTCCGGCACACTGGGAGATCCGGTGACTTTCGTTCTCACTTCCGAGGACCTGGACCGTTTATCTTACAACGAGTACCTGTCTTTCACCACCACCGGATGCAGTAAAAAGGATATTCTGCAACTCATGACTACCATCGACCGCCGCTTCATGGCAGGACTTGCCTATTATATGGGAGCACGCGAACTCGGCATGGGAGTGATCCGGGTAGGTAACGGCATCCCCGAACTGCAATGGGACACGATTCGCCGGATTCATCCGACTTGTGGAATGGTCGTCCCTTCTTTCCTTATCAAACTGATAGAGTTTGCCGAGAAGAATCATATCGACCATAATGCGTGCTCGATGCAGAAATGTATCTGTATCGGTGAGGCTTTGCGCAATCAGGAGTTTCAGTTAAATACGCTCGGACAGAAGATACATGACAAATGGCCTGCCTTACAGCTATATTCCACCTATGCTTCCACCGAAATGCAGTCGTCTTTTACCGAATGTAGCGAATTCCACGGCGGGCATTTGCAACCGGAGCTTATCATCGTAGAGTTTTTGGATGACAATAATCGTCCTGTCGCAGAGGGAGAAGCTGGCGAAGTGACGATCACGACGCTCGGAGTAGAAGGTATGCCGCTGCTCCGCTTCAAGACTGGTGATATTTGTTACCATCATACCGAGCCTTGTGCCTGCGGAAGAAATACGATTCGCCTTAGTTCCATTCTCGGACGAAAAGGGCAAATGATTAAATATAAAGGGACTACTTTGTATCCACCTGCATTGTTCGACATTCTGGACAATATCCCTTCGGTAAAGAATTACATCATTGAAGTCTACACCAACGAATTGGGGACGGATGAAATTCTGATCCGTATCGGAAGTGAAAACCGCAGCGAAGGTTTTGCCAAGGAGATAAAAGACCTGTTTCGTTCGAAAGTCAGAGTGGCTCCAAGCATTAATTTTGAGTCGGCAGAATACATCGCAAAAATTCAAATGCCTCCAATGAGTCGAAAAACGATAAAATTCATTGATTTACGATAA
- a CDS encoding C45 family autoproteolytic acyltransferase/hydolase: MHKTIKKIFKYTSYVLLSFLVILIAGVCYLYFSADMLTPKHEPGIIMTKVSHADTTTMIPAEVLYNDTLDLRYYDGNFLRHSESGLWELFVKGDAFQRGEAIGKLSSDLLHYQEKVFVDQIREIVPSDSYLKFLRFFIVLFNRHLGENVLEEYRDEIYGISLSCTHEYDFIGTPYERQLNYHSAHDLGHAMQDYMLVGCSSFATWGTQSADSSLLIGRNFDFYVGDAFAENKQVAFYTPDQGYKFASVGWPGMIGVLSGMNETGLTVTINAAKSAVPTGSATPISILTREILQYASTIDEAFAIAKKRKTFVSESILIGSAKDGKAAIIEKSPEKTVLFKGKEADRLICTNHYQSKEFSKDERNMENIRTSDSPYRFARLKELINENLPIDASKAASILRNHKGLQDADLGLANEMAINQFIAHHSVIFQPEKRLMWVSTSPWQCGKYVAYDLNKIFNDTINLQHEIYSSNLTIPADEFAETPEFQHLLTYKKLTPLLLKKIRKKEKIEEHVLKTYEASNPSLYYVYEVMGNYYEAMQQPQQAIVYWQKALKKPIPKLQEKERIQQKIQKQSKDGKES, translated from the coding sequence ATGCATAAAACAATCAAAAAGATATTCAAATACACGAGCTACGTTCTTCTGTCGTTCCTCGTGATATTGATAGCCGGAGTCTGTTATCTCTACTTTTCAGCAGATATGCTGACACCGAAACATGAACCTGGTATCATCATGACAAAAGTGTCTCATGCAGATACTACTACCATGATTCCGGCAGAAGTACTCTACAACGATACTCTCGACCTCCGATATTATGACGGCAACTTCCTGCGCCACAGCGAAAGCGGATTGTGGGAGTTGTTTGTGAAAGGGGATGCCTTTCAAAGAGGAGAAGCCATCGGCAAACTTTCCTCTGATCTGCTTCATTATCAGGAGAAAGTATTTGTCGATCAGATTCGTGAGATTGTTCCTTCAGACAGTTATCTGAAGTTCCTCCGGTTCTTCATCGTTTTATTCAACCGTCATCTGGGTGAGAACGTCCTCGAAGAATACCGCGACGAGATCTACGGAATCTCGCTATCGTGTACCCATGAATACGACTTTATCGGCACTCCTTACGAACGTCAGCTGAATTACCATTCGGCACACGACCTGGGACATGCCATGCAAGATTATATGTTAGTGGGATGCAGTTCGTTTGCCACTTGGGGAACACAAAGCGCCGATTCGTCTCTACTGATCGGACGCAACTTCGATTTCTACGTGGGAGATGCCTTCGCAGAAAATAAGCAAGTGGCTTTTTATACACCGGATCAAGGTTATAAATTCGCTTCCGTAGGATGGCCCGGTATGATAGGCGTACTATCCGGCATGAACGAAACGGGGCTGACCGTCACGATCAATGCCGCCAAGTCTGCTGTTCCAACAGGTTCCGCCACTCCTATTTCCATTCTAACCAGAGAAATACTGCAATATGCGTCAACGATTGATGAGGCTTTTGCCATTGCTAAGAAACGGAAGACATTCGTTTCCGAATCCATCTTGATAGGTTCTGCCAAAGATGGCAAAGCCGCTATCATTGAGAAATCTCCGGAGAAGACAGTGCTCTTTAAAGGAAAAGAAGCCGACCGGCTCATCTGCACCAATCATTACCAATCGAAGGAATTCAGTAAGGATGAACGAAACATGGAAAATATCCGTACTTCGGACAGTCCATACCGTTTTGCACGATTGAAAGAACTCATCAATGAGAATCTGCCGATAGATGCTTCTAAAGCCGCCTCCATCCTGCGCAACCACAAGGGTTTGCAAGATGCGGACTTGGGACTGGCTAACGAAATGGCTATCAATCAATTCATTGCTCATCATTCCGTTATCTTCCAACCGGAAAAACGATTGATGTGGGTATCTACCTCTCCCTGGCAATGTGGAAAGTATGTAGCTTATGACCTGAATAAGATATTTAACGACACGATTAACTTGCAACACGAAATATACAGTTCTAACCTGACCATTCCGGCAGATGAATTCGCCGAAACACCGGAGTTCCAGCATCTTCTTACCTATAAGAAGTTAACTCCGCTCCTATTGAAGAAGATCAGAAAAAAGGAGAAAATAGAAGAGCATGTTTTAAAAACATACGAAGCCTCTAATCCTTCTCTATATTATGTATATGAAGTGATGGGAAATTATTACGAGGCTATGCAGCAACCGCAACAAGCCATCGTATACTGGCAAAAAGCATTAAAGAAACCGATTCCCAAGTTGCAAGAGAAAGAACGTATCCAACAGAAAATTCAAAAACAATCCAAAGATGGAAAAGAATCCTGA
- a CDS encoding phytoene desaturase family protein, with product MSKYDIIIIGSGLGGLECGAILSKEGFNVCVVEKNTQFGGCFQTYRRKGHLFDTGIHYVGSLDEGQVMNQYFRYFGIMDKLKLKRLDDEAFDTIYYKGKTYDYAMGYPQFIETICRSFPHEKENLKRYAEQLQTVGNLISVDHLKQGTLALEGMKYFCTSAAGLIADITPDPTLQNVLAGSALLYGGLKDVSTFYEHAMINHSYIEGAYRFVDGSMQVSLELINVIRANGGTVLNNSEATRIIVENEKVQGVIINGEERLESDYVISNMHPQRTLEILDKNRSIKNAYISRIRSLENTYGIFTLYLVMKKKSTPYQNRNLYLHGDHKVWYDKQIYPGRTTNCMISMQASSEDSQYASVISILTPMYMDELSAWKDTTPEHRGESYRSFKKEKTEQLLRFIRSHGIDFSDNIEEIHTTTPLSYRDYTGTVDGSAYGIIKDYKCPQIGFVSTRSRLGNLFLTGQNLNVHGALGVTLTSMLTCAEFVGQEYLAKKVGNA from the coding sequence ATGAGTAAATACGATATCATCATTATCGGAAGCGGCCTTGGCGGACTGGAATGTGGAGCGATTCTTAGTAAAGAAGGATTCAATGTATGCGTCGTAGAGAAAAACACGCAATTCGGCGGATGCTTTCAAACCTACCGGCGAAAAGGACATTTATTCGATACAGGCATTCATTATGTAGGAAGCCTGGATGAAGGTCAAGTGATGAATCAGTATTTCCGCTATTTCGGCATCATGGACAAACTAAAGCTGAAACGTTTGGACGATGAGGCTTTCGATACAATCTACTATAAAGGAAAAACATACGATTATGCAATGGGGTATCCGCAATTCATCGAAACGATCTGCCGGTCCTTCCCGCATGAAAAAGAAAACCTGAAACGTTATGCCGAACAGCTTCAGACTGTTGGTAACTTGATTAGCGTAGACCATCTGAAACAGGGCACACTTGCCCTGGAAGGAATGAAATACTTCTGCACCTCCGCCGCAGGACTGATTGCGGATATTACTCCGGACCCCACTTTACAAAATGTACTGGCAGGCTCGGCCTTGCTCTACGGAGGCTTGAAAGATGTCTCCACCTTCTACGAACATGCCATGATTAACCATTCCTACATCGAAGGAGCTTATCGTTTTGTGGACGGCAGTATGCAAGTCAGCCTGGAATTGATTAACGTGATCCGGGCGAATGGAGGGACAGTACTTAACAACAGTGAAGCCACCCGTATCATCGTTGAAAACGAAAAAGTACAGGGAGTCATCATCAACGGCGAAGAGCGGTTGGAAAGCGACTATGTAATTTCCAACATGCACCCTCAACGAACCCTGGAGATACTGGATAAAAACCGTAGTATCAAGAACGCCTACATATCCCGCATCCGTTCGCTCGAAAACACATACGGCATCTTCACGCTTTATCTGGTAATGAAAAAGAAGAGCACTCCGTACCAAAACCGTAACCTCTATCTGCATGGAGATCACAAAGTGTGGTATGACAAGCAGATCTATCCAGGACGGACCACCAACTGCATGATTTCAATGCAAGCCTCTTCCGAAGACAGTCAATACGCCAGTGTTATTTCAATCCTGACACCGATGTATATGGACGAACTGTCTGCATGGAAAGACACCACTCCCGAACACCGGGGAGAAAGCTACCGGTCCTTCAAAAAGGAAAAGACGGAACAGCTGCTTCGCTTTATCCGGAGCCATGGCATTGATTTCTCCGACAACATAGAAGAGATTCATACCACCACTCCGTTGAGCTATCGCGACTATACCGGAACGGTGGACGGTTCCGCATACGGAATTATCAAAGATTATAAATGTCCGCAAATCGGTTTTGTGTCTACACGAAGCCGGTTGGGTAATCTCTTTCTCACAGGTCAAAACCTGAACGTGCATGGCGCACTGGGGGTAACGCTGACTTCCATGCTCACTTGTGCGGAATTTGTGGGACAAGAATACCTGGCTAAAAAAGTAGGAAATGCATAA